Proteins found in one Bacillus sp. BGMRC 2118 genomic segment:
- the spoIVB gene encoding SpoIVB peptidase, which produces MTTEIIRKIIGAFLLVSLVAIGFLEPVQTYVEIPKEIVLFENQEEQLSIPASAAVKGFQNNEQIATIAGTNESLSIQGTESGDGDMIVEMAGFPIKKVDVKVLSDFRVIPGGQSIGVKLNSQGVLVVGHHQIETEKGKQSPGEIAGVQVGDIIKKINETPIEKMSDVTPFVQSAGKTGEPLDLVIVRDEKEIKTKLVPLKDKNEHSYRIGLYIRDSAAGIGTMTFYHPESKKYGALGHVISDMDTKKPIVVDDGQIIRSTVTSIQKGANGSPGEKHARFSSEKEVIGDITRNSPFGIFGKLSKDMENGIMDKPLPVALSHQVKEGPAQILTVVDNDEVQLFDIEIVSTVPQKFPATKGMVLKVTDPELLKKTGGIVQGMSGSPIIQDGKVIGAVTHVFVNDPTSGYGVHIEWMLNEAGLDIYEGSKEERKAS; this is translated from the coding sequence ATGACAACAGAGATAATTAGAAAAATAATTGGCGCATTTCTCCTTGTTTCATTAGTTGCGATAGGATTTCTAGAACCAGTTCAAACGTATGTGGAAATACCGAAAGAAATTGTTTTGTTTGAAAATCAAGAGGAACAACTGTCCATTCCTGCCTCGGCAGCAGTCAAAGGATTTCAAAACAACGAACAAATTGCCACAATTGCAGGAACGAATGAATCGCTTTCAATCCAAGGAACAGAAAGCGGGGATGGCGATATGATTGTCGAGATGGCTGGCTTTCCTATTAAAAAAGTGGATGTAAAGGTTTTATCTGATTTTAGAGTAATACCAGGTGGACAATCAATCGGTGTAAAGCTAAATTCGCAGGGCGTATTAGTCGTTGGACACCATCAAATTGAAACAGAAAAAGGAAAACAATCCCCAGGTGAAATTGCAGGGGTGCAGGTTGGTGATATCATTAAGAAGATTAATGAAACACCAATTGAAAAAATGAGTGATGTTACACCATTCGTACAAAGCGCCGGAAAAACAGGTGAGCCATTAGATTTGGTTATTGTACGAGATGAAAAAGAAATTAAGACAAAGCTCGTACCATTAAAAGATAAAAACGAGCATTCCTACAGAATTGGTTTATACATCCGTGATTCTGCAGCGGGTATTGGTACAATGACGTTCTATCATCCAGAATCTAAAAAGTATGGTGCACTTGGCCATGTGATTTCTGATATGGATACCAAGAAGCCAATTGTAGTTGATGATGGTCAAATCATTCGATCGACTGTTACTTCCATACAAAAAGGAGCAAATGGGAGTCCTGGAGAAAAGCATGCACGGTTTTCTTCAGAGAAAGAAGTGATCGGAGATATCACTCGTAATAGTCCATTTGGGATATTCGGTAAGTTATCAAAGGATATGGAAAATGGTATTATGGATAAACCATTACCAGTAGCTCTATCTCATCAAGTTAAAGAAGGGCCAGCGCAAATATTAACAGTAGTTGATAATGATGAGGTTCAATTGTTCGATATTGAAATCGTTAGCACGGTACCACAAAAGTTTCCTGCTACAAAGGGGATGGTACTAAAAGTAACAGATCCTGAACTGCTTAAGAAAACAGGCGGTATCGTACAAGGGATGAGCGGAAGTCCTATAATCCAGGATGGAAAAGTGATTGGTGCAGTTACACATGTATTCGTAAATGATCCTACTTCAGGATATGGTGTTCATATTGAATGGATGCTTAATGAGGCAGGTTTAGATATATATGAAGGATCTAAAGAAGAGCGAAAGGCTAGTTAA
- the spo0A gene encoding sporulation transcription factor Spo0A codes for MKKIKVCLVDDNRELIGLLEDYVSAQEDMEVVGVAYNGQECLNMLEDRNPDVLVLDIIMPHLDGLAVLEKLRETRTEKMPNVIMLTAFGQEDVTKKAVDLGASYFILKPFDMEHLTNHIRQVSGNGISAIKRPASSSFRSHQEPAKPKNLDASITSIIHEIGVPAHIKGYLYLREAISMVYNDIELLGSITKVLYPDIAKKYNTTASRVERAIRHAIEVAWSRGNIDSISSLFGYTVSMSKAKPTNSEFIAMVADKLRLEHKAS; via the coding sequence GTGAAGAAGATTAAAGTTTGCTTAGTGGATGATAATAGAGAACTAATTGGGCTTCTAGAAGATTATGTATCAGCTCAAGAAGATATGGAAGTGGTAGGTGTGGCCTACAACGGTCAGGAATGCCTGAATATGCTTGAAGATCGTAATCCAGATGTATTAGTATTAGATATTATCATGCCTCATTTAGACGGTCTTGCAGTGTTAGAAAAGCTTCGTGAAACAAGAACGGAAAAAATGCCTAATGTCATTATGTTAACTGCGTTCGGGCAGGAGGATGTGACGAAGAAAGCTGTAGATTTAGGAGCATCATACTTCATTTTGAAACCGTTTGATATGGAACATCTGACAAATCATATTCGTCAAGTAAGCGGTAACGGAATCTCTGCAATTAAGAGACCTGCCTCATCTTCTTTTAGATCTCATCAGGAACCAGCGAAACCGAAAAATTTAGATGCCAGCATCACAAGCATTATCCATGAAATTGGGGTACCAGCTCATATTAAAGGATACTTGTACTTACGTGAAGCAATCTCAATGGTATACAATGACATTGAGCTACTAGGATCGATTACAAAGGTGTTATATCCTGATATTGCAAAGAAATACAACACAACAGCAAGTCGTGTGGAACGTGCCATCCGTCATGCTATTGAGGTGGCATGGAGCCGTGGAAATATCGATTCCATTTCATCGTTATTTGGATACACAGTTAGCATGTCTAAAGCAAAACCAACAAACTCAGAATTCATCGCAATGGTAGCGGATAAGCTTCGCTTGGAGCATAAGGCTTCTTGA